One genomic window of Vibrio ziniensis includes the following:
- the mnmG gene encoding tRNA uridine-5-carboxymethylaminomethyl(34) synthesis enzyme MnmG — MLYHETFDVIVVGGGHAGTEAALAAARTGQRTLLLTHNIDTLGQMSCNPAIGGIGKGHLVKEVDAMGGLMAQAIDHAGIQFRTLNASKGPAVRATRAQADRALYKAYVRHTLENTPNLTLFQQAADDLIVENDQVQGVVTQMGVKFRSKSVVLTVGTFLGGKIHIGMENFSGGRAGDPPSIALADRLRELPFRVDRLKTGTPPRIDANSVDFSVLEVQHGDNPTPVFSFMGKREQHPRQIPCYITHTNEQTHDVIRSNLDRSPMYAGVIEGIGPRYCPSIEDKVMRFADKNSHQIFIEPEGLNTTELYPNGISTSLPFDVQVKIVRSMKGFENAHIVRPGYAIEYDFFDPRDLKQTYETKFIQGLFFAGQINGTTGYEEAAAQGLMAGLNASLYSQGKDGWSPRRDQAYMGVLIDDLSTMGTKEPYRMFTSRAEYRLLLREDNADLRLTEKARELGLVCDERWARFNQKIDNMEKERQRLKETWMNPNSKGIDALNALLKTPMSREASGEDLLRRPEVDYDALVSLPEFGPALEDAEAAEQVEIQVKYEGYIERQKDEIEKSLRHENTKLPADLDYKQVKGLSNEVVLKLNAAKPETVGIASRISGITPAAISILLVHLKKQGILKKGEAA, encoded by the coding sequence ATGCTTTATCACGAAACATTTGACGTCATTGTGGTTGGTGGCGGTCACGCAGGAACGGAAGCCGCTCTCGCAGCCGCACGTACAGGACAACGTACGTTACTTCTAACACACAATATTGACACGCTAGGACAGATGTCTTGTAACCCAGCGATCGGTGGCATTGGTAAAGGCCACTTAGTTAAAGAAGTAGATGCAATGGGTGGTTTAATGGCGCAAGCTATTGACCATGCAGGTATTCAGTTTAGAACGCTGAATGCTTCGAAAGGCCCTGCAGTTCGTGCAACACGCGCGCAAGCTGACCGAGCTTTATACAAAGCTTATGTTCGTCATACGTTAGAAAACACACCCAATCTGACCCTTTTCCAACAAGCGGCAGATGATCTTATCGTTGAAAACGATCAAGTTCAGGGTGTTGTGACTCAAATGGGCGTTAAATTCCGCTCTAAATCGGTTGTGTTGACCGTTGGTACCTTCCTAGGCGGAAAGATCCATATTGGTATGGAAAACTTCTCTGGGGGCCGCGCAGGCGATCCACCATCGATCGCGCTTGCCGATCGACTACGCGAATTACCGTTCCGTGTTGATCGACTGAAAACAGGTACACCACCACGTATTGATGCAAACAGTGTCGATTTTTCTGTGCTTGAAGTTCAGCACGGTGATAATCCAACACCTGTTTTCTCATTCATGGGTAAGCGCGAACAACATCCGCGTCAAATTCCGTGTTACATCACACACACCAATGAACAAACTCACGATGTGATTCGTTCGAATCTCGATCGCAGCCCAATGTATGCTGGTGTGATTGAAGGGATTGGTCCACGCTACTGCCCATCTATCGAAGATAAGGTGATGCGTTTTGCTGATAAAAACAGCCACCAGATCTTTATTGAGCCAGAAGGTTTGAATACCACCGAACTTTATCCAAATGGTATCTCCACCAGCCTACCATTTGACGTGCAAGTTAAGATTGTCCGTTCAATGAAAGGCTTCGAGAACGCACATATTGTTCGTCCTGGTTATGCTATTGAGTATGATTTCTTTGACCCTCGTGATTTGAAACAGACTTACGAAACTAAGTTTATCCAAGGTTTGTTCTTTGCTGGCCAAATTAACGGTACAACTGGTTACGAAGAAGCGGCTGCACAAGGTTTGATGGCAGGTTTGAACGCAAGTTTGTACAGCCAAGGTAAAGACGGTTGGAGTCCACGTCGCGATCAAGCGTATATGGGCGTGTTGATCGATGATCTATCAACCATGGGTACCAAAGAACCATACCGTATGTTTACTTCTCGTGCTGAATATCGTTTATTGCTGCGTGAAGATAATGCTGATCTTCGTTTAACGGAAAAAGCGCGTGAATTAGGTCTTGTTTGTGATGAGCGTTGGGCTCGTTTCAATCAGAAGATCGACAATATGGAAAAAGAACGTCAACGCCTAAAAGAGACTTGGATGAATCCAAACTCGAAAGGTATCGACGCTCTCAATGCGCTTCTTAAAACACCAATGTCACGTGAAGCAAGCGGTGAAGATCTGCTACGTCGCCCAGAAGTAGATTACGATGCACTTGTTTCTCTACCTGAATTTGGCCCTGCGCTAGAAGACGCTGAAGCGGCTGAGCAAGTTGAAATTCAAGTGAAATACGAAGGTTATATCGAGCGTCAAAAAGACGAGATCGAGAAATCTTTGCGCCATGAAAATACTAAATTGCCAGCAGATCTTGATTACAAGCAAGTAAAAGGTCTATCGAACGAGGTAGTCTTGAAGCTTAATGCTGCTAAGCCGGAAACGGTAGGCATTGCATCTCGTATCTCTGGTATTACTCCTGCCGCTATTTCAATCTTGTTGGTACACTTGAAAAAACAAGGCATATTGAAGAAAGGAGAGGCGGCTTAA
- the mioC gene encoding FMN-binding protein MioC: MIHIITGSTLGGAEYVGDHLSDLLQEQSLATTIHNQPAFEDIPAEGTWLIVTSTHGAGDYPDNIQPFIAALQDTPPKTSNLKFAVIAIGDSSYDTFCAAGKHAHALLEDIGATPVSECFTIDIQQHPVPEDAAEEWLHSVIHQL, encoded by the coding sequence ATGATCCATATAATTACAGGTAGCACCCTAGGTGGTGCAGAATACGTGGGTGATCATCTGAGTGACTTGCTTCAAGAGCAGTCACTGGCAACGACGATCCATAATCAACCAGCATTTGAAGACATTCCAGCGGAAGGTACCTGGTTAATTGTCACATCAACTCACGGTGCAGGTGATTATCCGGATAACATTCAGCCATTTATCGCAGCATTACAAGACACACCACCTAAAACCAGTAACTTGAAATTTGCGGTCATTGCGATTGGTGATTCTAGTTATGACACCTTCTGTGCAGCAGGAAAACATGCTCATGCACTACTTGAAGATATCGGTGCAACACCTGTATCGGAGTGCTTTACTATTGATATTCAACAGCATCCGGTTCCTGAAGATGCGGCCGAAGAGTGGCTACACAGTGTCATCCACCAGCTTTAA
- the mnmE gene encoding tRNA uridine-5-carboxymethylaminomethyl(34) synthesis GTPase MnmE has translation MTTDTTIFQSSLASQDTIVAQATAPGRGGVGIIRVSGPLAAQVALEVTGRTLKPRYAEYLPFKDENGLELDQGIALYFPNPHSFTGEDVLELQGHGGPVVMDMLIKRILKVSGVRPARPGEFSERAFLNDKMDLTQAEAIADLIDASSEQAAKSALQSLQGQFSQRINTLVESLIHLRIYVEAAIDFPEEEIDFLADGKVATDLQAIIDNLNAVRKEANQGAILREGMKVVIAGRPNAGKSSLLNALSGKESAIVTDIAGTTRDVLREHIHIDGMPLHIIDTAGLRDASDEVEKIGIERAWDEIKQADRVLFMVDGTTTDATNPEDIWPDFVDRLPNNMGMTVIRNKVDQTGETLGICHVSTPTLIRLSAKTGEGVEALRTHLKECMGFSGNQEGGFMARRRHLDALERAAEHLDIGQQQLEGYMAGEILAEELRITQQHLNEITGEFSSDDLLGRIFSSFCIGK, from the coding sequence ATGACGACTGATACCACTATTTTCCAAAGTAGCCTTGCTTCTCAAGACACTATTGTTGCTCAGGCAACAGCGCCAGGACGAGGCGGAGTCGGTATTATCCGCGTCTCAGGCCCTCTTGCAGCTCAGGTAGCTTTGGAAGTAACAGGACGTACACTAAAGCCGCGCTACGCGGAATACTTGCCGTTCAAAGATGAAAATGGTCTTGAATTGGACCAAGGTATTGCCCTGTACTTCCCTAATCCACACTCATTTACCGGTGAAGATGTATTGGAACTGCAAGGTCACGGTGGCCCTGTGGTGATGGATATGCTGATTAAGCGAATTTTGAAAGTCTCCGGTGTTCGCCCTGCGCGTCCGGGAGAATTTTCAGAACGAGCATTCCTTAATGATAAAATGGACTTAACCCAAGCAGAGGCGATTGCAGACTTAATCGATGCTAGTTCGGAACAGGCAGCAAAGTCAGCCCTTCAATCGCTGCAAGGACAGTTCTCACAACGTATAAATACGCTGGTGGAATCGCTGATCCACTTACGTATCTATGTAGAGGCAGCGATTGATTTCCCAGAGGAAGAAATTGATTTCTTAGCCGATGGTAAGGTTGCTACCGATCTACAAGCGATCATCGACAACCTCAATGCTGTACGTAAAGAAGCCAATCAAGGAGCTATTTTACGTGAAGGGATGAAAGTGGTGATAGCAGGTCGCCCTAATGCAGGTAAGTCAAGCCTGTTGAATGCCCTGTCAGGTAAGGAATCCGCGATTGTTACCGATATAGCTGGTACCACTCGTGATGTGCTGCGCGAGCACATTCATATCGATGGCATGCCACTGCACATCATTGATACAGCAGGCCTTCGTGATGCTTCAGATGAAGTTGAAAAGATTGGTATCGAACGTGCCTGGGATGAAATAAAACAAGCTGACCGCGTGCTTTTCATGGTGGATGGGACAACAACAGATGCAACCAACCCAGAAGATATTTGGCCAGACTTTGTTGATCGTCTACCTAACAATATGGGGATGACGGTGATTCGTAACAAAGTGGATCAAACTGGTGAAACGCTGGGTATTTGCCATGTGAGTACCCCAACCTTGATCCGTCTTTCAGCGAAAACAGGTGAAGGTGTTGAAGCACTACGCACTCACTTAAAAGAGTGCATGGGTTTCTCTGGCAACCAAGAAGGCGGCTTTATGGCGCGTCGTCGCCACCTAGATGCCCTTGAAAGAGCGGCAGAGCACCTAGACATAGGCCAGCAACAATTAGAAGGCTACATGGCAGGTGAAATCTTAGCAGAAGAGCTGCGTATTACTCAGCAGCATTTAAATGAAATTACGGGTGAATTCAGCTCTGACGATCTATTGGGCCGAATCTTTTCATCTTTCTGTATCGGTAAATAA
- the yidC gene encoding membrane protein insertase YidC: MDSQRNILLIALALVSFLLFQQWQVAKNPAPQVVEQAQSGNTVPAPSFADEFDPAPPQTNAVAKTITVTSDVLTLSIDTVGGDVVSAKLNKYAEELDSETPFQLLKNEQGHQFIAQSGLIGPQGIDLSSTTRPNYHVDADSFALADGQDELRVPMTYSANGIEYTKTFIIKRDSYAIDVEFNVVNHSGNNATMGMYAHLRQNLQDSGGSLAMPTYRGGAYSSEDTRYKKYSFDDMQDRNLSINLPNGTGWAAMIQHYFATAWIPRNEAGTNIYSRIIGNLGDIGIRMPNKTLADGTQETFKSTLWVGPKLQDEMAAVAPSLDLVVDYGWLWFIAKPLHSLLSFIQGIVVNWGLAIMCLTFIVRGAMYPLTKAQYTSMAKMRMLQPKLQAMRERIGDDRQRMSQEMMELYKKEKVNPLGGCLPIFLQMPIFISLYWALMESVELRHSPFFGWIHDLSAQDPYYILPILMGASMFMIQKMSPTTVTDPMQQKIMTFMPVMFTFFFLFFPSGLVLYWLVSNIVTLIQQTLIYKALEKKGLHSK, encoded by the coding sequence ATGGATTCTCAACGTAATATCCTGTTAATCGCTTTGGCTCTGGTTTCTTTTTTACTCTTCCAACAATGGCAAGTAGCTAAGAACCCAGCTCCGCAAGTGGTTGAACAGGCTCAATCAGGCAATACAGTACCTGCACCATCATTTGCAGATGAGTTTGACCCAGCACCACCTCAAACTAATGCTGTTGCAAAAACGATTACCGTTACTTCAGATGTACTAACTCTGTCTATCGACACAGTTGGCGGTGATGTTGTTTCTGCAAAACTAAACAAGTATGCAGAAGAACTGGATTCAGAGACTCCATTCCAACTACTTAAAAATGAGCAAGGTCATCAATTTATTGCTCAAAGTGGCTTGATCGGTCCTCAAGGTATCGACTTGAGCAGCACGACTCGTCCAAATTATCACGTTGATGCTGACAGCTTCGCGCTGGCAGATGGTCAAGACGAACTTCGTGTTCCTATGACTTATTCAGCAAATGGTATCGAGTACACGAAAACTTTCATCATCAAACGTGATAGCTACGCAATTGATGTTGAATTCAACGTTGTCAACCACTCTGGTAACAACGCAACTATGGGTATGTACGCGCACCTACGTCAAAATCTACAAGATTCTGGCGGTAGCCTAGCAATGCCAACTTACCGTGGCGGCGCATACTCAAGTGAAGATACTCGTTACAAAAAGTACAGCTTCGACGATATGCAAGATCGTAACCTGTCTATCAACCTACCAAACGGTACTGGTTGGGCAGCGATGATCCAACACTACTTCGCGACAGCGTGGATTCCACGTAATGAAGCAGGTACTAACATCTATTCACGTATTATCGGTAACTTAGGTGATATCGGTATTCGTATGCCAAATAAAACATTGGCAGATGGTACTCAAGAAACCTTCAAATCAACACTATGGGTTGGTCCAAAACTTCAAGACGAAATGGCAGCTGTTGCGCCAAGTCTTGACCTAGTAGTGGACTACGGTTGGTTATGGTTCATTGCAAAACCTCTACACTCACTGCTTTCGTTCATTCAAGGCATCGTAGTGAACTGGGGTCTAGCAATCATGTGTCTAACATTTATCGTTCGTGGTGCTATGTACCCACTGACGAAAGCACAATACACATCAATGGCGAAAATGCGCATGCTGCAACCTAAACTGCAAGCAATGCGTGAGCGTATTGGCGACGACCGTCAACGTATGAGCCAAGAGATGATGGAACTGTACAAGAAAGAGAAAGTAAACCCACTTGGTGGCTGTTTACCAATCTTCCTACAGATGCCAATTTTCATCTCGCTATACTGGGCACTAATGGAATCTGTTGAGCTACGTCATTCACCATTCTTTGGTTGGATTCATGACTTGTCTGCACAAGACCCATACTACATCCTACCGATCCTGATGGGTGCAAGTATGTTTATGATCCAGAAGATGAGCCCAACGACAGTTACTGATCCTATGCAACAAAAGATCATGACTTTCATGCCAGTAATGTTCACATTCTTCTTCCTGTTCTTCCCTTCAGGTCTGGTTCTTTACTGGTTGGTATCGAACATCGTGACTCTGATTCAGCAAACTTTGATTTACAAAGCGCTGGAGAAGAAAGGCTTACACTCCAAGTAA